In Taeniopygia guttata chromosome 2, bTaeGut7.mat, whole genome shotgun sequence, one genomic interval encodes:
- the XIRP1 gene encoding xin actin-binding repeat-containing protein 1 isoform X2, whose amino-acid sequence MSEAQKSSKVAIQKMEDDLPPPPAVGSVQVVVPGGQDLSALPVPPPKQAFSKFYQQRQVNELKRLYRHMHPELRKNLEEAVTEDLAEMLNTEDPNAQASVNLDKVLPGEVQSMRWIFENWALDSIGDHQATKKLTEEEIIPSGDVKSTSLRFESQSINGYNLSASAKVSETDFARGDVRTARWLFETQPLDTLNKLYSDETEVQEAVLKEPVQGGDVKGAKQLFEAQSLDAIGRCSSVEEKSILQLKSEIQELKGDVKKTVRLFQTEPLCAIRDKSGTIHEIKSVCREEIQTNAVRTARWLFETQPLDTINKDTSKVQIIRGISLEEIGRPDVSGARWIFETQPLDAIREITVEEQDFKASTDFVTGADVTKQRLLFETQTLDSLKGEASESVVAKEQVIGGDVKSTLWLFETQPMETLKDNFEVGRLKKVELSAEEKGDVKQRKHVFETCPLGSISKAFEEEIPATSMEEVVKGDVKSFKTLFETLPLDSIKQADAEPTTKEEEEKIPAGNVKANQILFETTPLYAIKDSFGNFHEVTSVSREQIISGDVKNYKWMFETRPLDQFDESIKKVDIIRGITKQEVVAGDVRTAKWLFETQPMDVIHLQATEGEKHPSVKREISQKGDVKTCRWLFETQPMHTLYEKAEKKQEEEGSMPQADVKSYTWMFETQPLDSLKGQEEQYLQVSKAYSQEELQGVDVKTVRHLFETEPLGSSTVSEADRKKTMRYSSRVEFQSGEVSRVKEFFEAKPLDTATKPKSQKDSGTIEAGSVHKFTWLFENYPMDTLKDNSEGIQEIPPEKDAKGGDVGGKRFVFETYSLDQIHDKVDETELQKIQKDTMSKANVKSCTMLFESQPLYAIQDKEGGYHEVTSVQKEEIMKGDMKGARWLFETKPLDQIKKEEEVFVIRAVTQEDIKKGDVQAARWRFETEPLDSFSGGKLSVPRTVDDVQKGDVQSNKQLFESQQVGQKKYVRMVSVSDVQRGDVRTSTWLFENHPVDSLYGDAERSSSMSTVQREDSQKGDVKRCTWLFETQPMDTLKDTEVTASTGAQEEIPRADVKSTTWLFESTPLDKFSASEGNIEIELKERTMKETLETLCTCQAIQHDGILIEANDTESVKMVKYQLSSPGAPEILKEEIVGGHLQRIMLQLLHRTNVEAQSMLVEEDREGKIKVSPLQLLDQSEAVKGKEDLSGDVAKALQGLLSQDASIKKGIVLQETKSGSLKMTLYSLLFRSVQQKVVKGDVKSTIGNLLASSQEQKAAATIKREDNEKGNVQLFASCIEKGDLSYLKNLQQESEIQSLISSQAEEEGADERSTRVVQGANVHVLTNKEQMEKVIAGGEPGAMEGTKKGFACESMGREGVLERQAVHAAGVAGTTVQCLGKPLPTAMGKEEVLSGGLKVTTKSIQRVADVSKKAEKEEATTAHLKEPKSMIQGTFPTQVTAQRAEVDGKQQSVVPGEASQTQAEEKTLGTDLQAAMQSLRLATAEAKNIQHHVQSKFQRNREEVHTACRQQTVSSQGTTTLQSTVHQQDSSSTKQESSSTATRTTTTRVQEASKTHTSVSQKSIASHKKVSASEEVQGRQLLSQEIQVVPCRDFSIKDGLYTATPVKTYINPCVESDYKEQSEQEERDVGVRGDVQTAIRALQSAATEQRLVEKEDVVRGNLKATLQSLEKSNVNVSRGDFKAAMIYRNAGQSYSVCKKKNETQLTSNETAVVASGSQADNDFPPPPSVAVMKAEHCPPSTKAAREGALPLPTSKDEAPGCSALLQTPLAPLPSLSCKPSDQSPAEKPRTPPKPETTVPPKKKPVPPPKPEHLLHEAHSASANYSTSRSAKPIPPPLPPKPSGLREINKPRPSPTALGLSCMEVHEQSGYEEVQAKCCNLETSVKKSVTVQGINPERKLPKYTAKTPLQIAEERYKASKGGQGKVEPDSAMASKPMKNGVVGFEVKQGMMSDKAAAPGRCPGEVAQRQTELCREENGCSSLSSPACPGRSQTQDVPGQTEPSTSPVGHNSPPKRGDGTAQNTSSKVERESVSNSYGLWDSQRVVQQVHERRQMSHSMSFHQQSMNSFEEHQQGNSRQVKCPDREAEKPAQEKPEVVMREKKKRETEDERRKRLSVHKEEIMKGNVKEAMEIFENLRRQEQLQEILTRVREFEEETSKVDVKALKSFFEKVPEWVVRQKAKQQDKAEAKEDADSVSSVDLVFEDLERASAEILHLKEQTLARIQDIEEAIKKAIYSVSNLKSESDIAGLSGLFKESLGSTQSSVSSSNIRKISIVSSKARQEEVMVETGEAASVESAKVAEKTEAAKRELGVPRLIQSRVSSPSSPSYISIESAARKPAESPRTAHSPQDGPSPDCLDSPAKREASAQNSFGSYNHPSAGSAGHDTKPLEKRSDPVQTKPGLSSMKQHTLGNANHASSDKDKCSLDTSKDSCHCGKKGSFSEYRSSPQNPRRQKSILELQTGPDGSKLYGATRTVMEQYEEMDQFGNKIITSSTTVTKQSETQTSSTRDVVSHPRYEVSASPVFRRYSKSPGEDFHTNGSFQEPGVVFVTFGNSKPKK is encoded by the coding sequence ATGTCAGAGGCTCAGAAATCATCTAAAGTTGCCATCCAGAAAATGGAAGATGACTTGCCTCCCCCTCCAGCCGTTGGCTCAGTGCAGGTGGTCGTTCCAGGGGGCCAGGATCTCAGTGCACTCCCTGTGCCTCCTCCAAAGCAAGCCTTCTCCAAGTTCTACCAGCAGCGCCAGGTGAACGAGCTGAAGAGGCTCTACAGGCACATGCACCCCGAGCTCAGGAAGAACCTGGAAGAAGCTGTGACTGAGGACCTGGCAGAGATGCTTAACACTGAGGATCCCAATGCACAGGCCTCCGTGAACCTGGATAAAGTTCTCCCGGGAGAGGTTCAGTCCATGCGCTGGATTTTTGAGAACTGGGCACTTGACTCCATTGGGGACCATCAAGCCACGAAGAAGCTGACAGAAGAAGAGATCATTCCCAGTGGGGATGTGAAAAGCACATCCCTGAGGTTTGAAAGCCAGTCCATAAATGGATACAACCTGTCAGCATCAGCCAAGGTGTCGGAAACAGACTTTGCCAGAGGGGATGTTCGCACTGCCCGGTGGCTCTTTGAAACCCAACCACTGGACACATTAAATAAACTGTATTCGGATGAAACTGAGGTGCAGGAGGCAGTCCTCAAGGAGCCTGTCCAGGGAGGGGACGTGAAAGGGGCCAAACAGCTCTTTGAAGCACAGTCCTTGGATGCCATAGGACGCTGCTCCTCAGTGGAGGAGAAGAGCATCCTACAACTCAAGTCAGAAATCCAGGAACTAAAAGGTGATGTTAAGAAGACTGTCAGGCTCTTCCAAACAGAGCCACTCTGTGCCATCAGAGACAAAAGTGGGACTATCCATGAAATCAAGTCCGTCTGCCGAGAAGAAATTCAGACCAATGCAGTCAGGACGGCTCGCTGGCTCTTTGAGACCCAGCCCCTTGATACCATCAACAAGGACACTTCCAAAGTGCAGATAATCCGTGGGATTTCACTGGAAGAAATTGGAAGGCCGGATGTCAGTGGTGCAAGGTGGATATTTGAAACTCAGCCTCTGGATGCCATCAGAGAAATCACCGTTGAAGAACAGGACTTCAAGGCTTCGACAGATTTTGTCACAGGAGCAGACGTCACTAAACAACGATTGCTCTTTGAGACCCAGACTCTTGACTCCTTGAAAGGAGAAGCTTCAGAAAGTGTTGTAGCCAAAGAACAAGTCATTGGAGGTGATGTGAAGTCTACACTCTGGCTCTTCGAAACGCAGCCAATGGAAACCCTGAAAGACAATTTTGAGGTGGGACGTTTGAAGAAAGTAGAGCTttcagcagaggagaagggagatgtgaaacaaagaaaacatgtCTTTGAGACCTGTCCCCTTGGCAGTATCTCCAAGGCATTTGAGGAAGAAATTCCAGCCACCAGTATGGAAGAGGTAGTGAAAGGGGATGTGAAATCTTTCAAGACCCTGTTTGAGACTCTCCCCTTAGACAGCATTAAGCAGGCTGATGCTGAGCCAACCAccaaagaagaggaggaaaagattCCAGCTGGCAACGTCAAAGCCAACCAAATCCTGTTTGAGACAACACCCCTGTATGCCATCAAGGATAGCTTTGGCAATTTCCACGAAGTCACCTCTGTAAGCAGAGAGCAGATCATCAGCGGTGACGTCAAGAACTACAAGTGGATGTTTGAAACCAGGCCCCTGGACCAGTTTGATGAAAGCATCAAGAAAGTGGACATAATACGGGGGATCACGAAGCAAGAGGTGGTGGCTGGTGATGTCAGGACAGCCAAGTGGCTCTTTGAAACTCAGCCCATGGATGTCATTCATCTCCAAGCCACGGAAGGGGAGAAGCATCCCTCAGTAAAGCGGGAGATCTCCCAGAAGGGGGATGTGAAGACCTGCCGGTGGCTGTTTGAGACCCAGCCCATGCACACCCTGTACGAGAAGGCTGAGaagaagcaggaggaggagggcagcaTGCCCCAGGCCGATGTGAAGTCCTACACATGGATGTTTGAGACTCAGCCCCTGGACTCCCTAAAAGGCCAGGAAGAGCAGTATTTGCAAGTCAGTAAGGCCTACAGTCAGGAGGAATTACAGGGAGTGGACGTCAAAACTGTCCGGCACCTGTTTGAGACTGAACCCTTGGGCAGCAGCACCGTCAGTGAAGCTGACCGGAAAAAAACCATGAGGTACTCCAGTCGTGTGGAGTTCCAGTCTGGAGAGGTGTCCAGAGTGAAAGAGTTCTTTGAAGCCAAGCCCTTGGACACAGCCACCAAGCCAAAATCCCAGAAGGATTCTGGAACAATTGAAGCTGGGTCTGTGCACAAGTTCACGTGGCTCTTTGAGAACTACCCCATGGACACTCTGAAGGACAACTCTGAGGGCATCCAGGAAATACCTCCTGAAAAGGATGCCAAGGGAGGAGATGTTGGAGGGAAAAGGTTCGTATTTGAAACCTATTCCCTTGACCAAATCCATGACAAAGTGGATGAGACAGAACTCCAGAAGATCCAGAAAGACACCATGAGCAAAGCTAATGTCAAGTCCTGCACAATGCTCTTTGAAAGCCAACCTTTATACGCTATCCAGGATAAAGAGGGAGGATACCACGAGGTCACTTCAgtgcagaaagaagaaatcatGAAAGGTGACATGAAAGGTGCACGGTGGTTGTTTGAAACTAAGCCCCTGGATCAGAtcaagaaggaagaagaggtgTTTGTGATTAGGGCTGTCACCCAAGAGGACATCAAGAAAGGTGATGTCCAAGCTGCACGGTGGAGGTTTGAGACAGAGCCTCTTGACTCCTTCTCAGGGGGGAAGTTGTCTGTGCCCAGAACAGTGGATGATGTGCAGAAGGGAGATGTTCAGTCCAACAAGCAGCTCTTTGAGTCCCAGCAAGTGGGCCAGAAGAAGTACGTGAGGATGGTCAGTGTCAGTGACGTGCAGCGGGGTGACGTGAGGACATCCACTTGGCTCTTTGAGAACCATCCTGTGGACTCCCTGTACGGGGATGCAGAGAGAAGCTCATCCATGAGCACAGTGCAGAGAGAGGACAGCCAGAAAGGGGATGTAAAACGCTGCACCTGGTTGTTTGAAACCCAGCCCATGGACACCCTTAaggacacagaggtgacagccAGCACTGGGGCCCAAGAAGAGATCCCTCGTGCAGACGTGAAAAGCACAACGTGGCTCTTTGAGAGCACGCCTCTAGATAAATTTAGTGCTTCTGAAGGTAACATAGAAATAGAACTGAAAGAAAGAACCATGAAGGAGACTTTAGAGACTCTCTGCACTTGCCAGGCTATCCAGCATGATGGGATCCTCATTGAAGCTAATGACACAGAGAGTGTGAAGATGGTGAAGTAccagctcagcagcccaggGGCTCCAGAGATCCTGAAAGAGGAGATTGTGGGAGGCCACTTGCAAAGGATtatgctgcagctcctgcacaggaCCAATGTGGAAGCACAGAGTATGCTGGTGGAGGAGGACAGAGAGGGCAAGATCAAAGTAAGCCCATTGCAGCTGCTGGACCAGAGTGAAGCTGTTAAAGGCAAAGAGGACTTGAGTGGAGATGTAGCCAAGGCCTTGCAGGGTCTCCTCAGTCAAGATGCTTCCATCAAAAAGGGGATAGTCCTACAAGAGACAAAGTCGGGATCACTGAAGATGACTCTCTACTCCCTCCTGTTCCGTTCTGTCCAGCAGAAAGTCGTCAAGGGGGATGTGAAGTCAACAATTGGGAATTTGTTGGCTTCTTCTcaggagcagaaagcagcagccacCATCAAGCGTGAGGACAATGAGAAAGGAAATGTCCAACTTTTTGCGAGCTGCATTGAGAAGGGAGACCTCAGCTATCTGAAGAATCTCCAGCAGGAGTCAGAGATACAATCCCTCATCTCTTCCCaagcagaggaggagggggcagatGAGAGAAGCACACGGGTTGTGCAGGGGGCTAATGTGCATGTCTTGACAAATAAAGAACAAATGGAGAAAGTAATTGCAGGAGGGGAGCCAGGGGCTATGGAGGGAACAAAAAAGGGGTTTGCATGTGAAAGCATGGGCAGAGAGGGTGTGTTAGAGAGACAGGCTGTGCATGCAGCAGGTGTAGCAGGCACCACTGTGCAATGTCTTGGAAAGCCCCTGCCCACAGCGATGGGAAAGGAAGAAGTTCTGTCCGGAGGGCTAAAGGTGACTACAAAGTCCATCCAAAGGGTTGCTGATGTCAGCAAGaaggcagagaaagaagaagccACCACTGCCCATTTGAAGGAACCAAAATCTATGATACAAGGCACATTTCCAACACAAGTGACAGCTCAGAGGGCAGAAGTGGATGGGAAACAGCAGAGTGTAGTGCCTGGGGAAGCCAGCCAGACTCAGGCAGAAGAAAAGACTCTGGGGACTGATCTCCAGGCTGCAATGCAAAGCCTGAGGCTGgcaacagcagaagcaaaaaaCATTCAGCACCACGTTCAGAGCAAGTTCCAGAGGAACAGGGAGGAGGTGCACAcagcctgcaggcagcagacAGTCAGCTCACAGGGGACCACGACCCTTCAATCGACCGTACACCAACAGGACTCTTCATCCACcaagcaggagagcagcagcactgccaccagGACCACCACCACTAGAGTCCAGGAGGCATCCAAGACCCACACAAGCGTGTCTCAGAAGAGCATAGCATCACACAAAAAGGTCAGTGCTTCTGAGGAAGTACAGGGACGACAACTATTGAGCCAGGAAATCCAAGTTGTGCCCTGTAGAGATTTTAGCATTAAGGATGGCCTTTATACTGCCACACCCGTgaaaacctatataaaccctTGTGTTGAGTCTGATTACAAAGAGCAATCAGAGCAAGAAGAAAGAGATGTTGGTGTCAGAGGGGATGTGCAGACAGCTATCAGAGCACTGCAAAGTGCCGCCACAGAACAGCGCCTGGTAGAAAAGGAGGATGTTGTCCGAGGTAATTTAAAAGCCACACTTCAGTCGCTGGAAAAGTCTAATGTTAATGTCTCCAGAGGGGATTTTAAAGCTGCTATGATATACAGAAATGCAGGGCAGTCCTATTCTGtgtgtaaaaagaaaaatgagactCAACTCACTAGTAACGAGACTGCTGTAGTGGCTTCAGGGTCACAGGCTGATAATgactttcctcctcctccctcagtTGCTGTGATGAAAGCAGAGCATTGCCCACCCTCAACTAAAGCAGCAAGAGAAGGTGCCCTTCCATTACCAACCAGCAAAGATGAAGCCCCAGGATGTTCTGCACTACTCCAGACCCCTCTTGCTCCTCTCCCTTCTCTGTCCTGTAAACCCAGTGACCAGAGTCCTGCAGAGAAGCCCAGGACTCCTCCAAAACCAGAAACTACTGTCCCACCCAAGAAAAAACCTGTTCCCCCTCCAAAACCTGAACACCTCTTACACGAGGCACATTCTGCCTCTGCAAATTACAGCACAAGCAGATCAGCAAAACCCATCCCTCCACCCCTGCCTCCAAAACCTTCAGGCTTGAGGGAGATCAACAAGCCAAGGCCTTCCCCCACAGCGCTGGGATTAAGCTGCATGGAAGTTCATGAACAATCAGGCTATGAGGAGGTTCAAGCAAAATGCTGCAATTTAGAGACATCTGTGAAGAAGTCTGTCACAGTTCAGGGTATAAACCCAGAGAGAAAGCTGCCAAAATACACTGCCAAAACCCCTCTCCAAATAGCAGAAGAAAGGTACAAGGCCAGCAAAGGAGGACAAGGAAAGGTAGAACCAGACAGTGCTATGGCCTCAAAGCCAATGAAAAATGGAGTGGTTGGTTTTGAAGTCAAGCAGGGAATGATGAGtgataaagcagctgctccagggaggTGCCCAGGCGAGGTGGCTCAAAGGCAGACGGAGCTGTGCCGAGAGGAGAATGGGTGCTCTTCGCTGTCatctccagcctgtcctggcAGATCACAGACACAGGATGTGCCAGGACAAACTGAGCCAAGCACCTCTCCTGTGGGTCACAACAGCCCTCCAAAAAGAGGAGATGGCACTGCACAAAACACTTCATCCAAGGTGGAAAGGGAAAGTGTATCTAATTCTTATGGATTGTGGGATAGTCAGAGAGTCGTGCAGCAGGTGCATGAGAGGAGGCAAATGTCTCATTCAATGTCCTTCCATCAGCAGTCAATGAACTCCTTTGAGGAGCACCAGCAGGGAAACAGCAGGCAAGTGAAATGTCCTGACAGGGAGGCAGAGAAACCTGCCCAGGAGAAGCCAGAGGTTGttatgagagagaaaaaaaagagagaaacggaAGATGAGCGTCGAAAGAGGTTGTCAGTACACAAGGAGGAGATCATGAAAGGCAATGTCAAGGAGGCAATGGAGATCTTTGAGAACCTCAGGAGACAGGAGCAGCTGCAAGAGATCTTGACTCGAGTGAGGGAGTTTGAGGAGGAGACAAGCAAAGTGGATGTGAAAGCTCTCAAGAGTTTCTTTGAGAAGGTCCCCGAGTGGGTTGTGCGCCAGAAGGccaagcaacaggacaaggCTGAGGCAAAGGAGGACGCTGACAGCGTCTCCTCAGTGGATCTGGTTTTTGAGGACCTGGAGCGAGCAAGTGCTGAGATTCTCCACCTGAAGGAGCAGACACTTGCCCGCATCCAGGACATCGAGGAGGCCATCAAGAAAGCTATTTATTCCGTTTCTAATCTCAAGTCTGAGTCAGACATTGCAGGGCTCTCAGGGCTGTTCAAGGAGTCTCTGGGGAGCACCCAAAGCTCCGTGAGCAGTAGCAATATCCGTAAGATCAGCATTGTTTCAAGCAAAGCCAGGCAAGAGGAAGTCATGGTGGAGACAGGGGAAGCAGCATCTGTGGAAAGCGCAAAGGTGGCAGAAAAGACAGAGGCAGCCAAGAGAGAGCTAGGGGTCCCCCGCCTCATTCAGTCTCGTGTCAGCTCTCCCTCCTCACCTTCCTACATCTCCATTGAGTCTGCTGCCAGGAAACCAGCAGAATCCCCCAGGACAGCACATTCCCCCCAGGATGGCCCTTCACCAGACTGTCTTGACTCTCCAGCAAAGAGGGAGGCTTCTGCTCAGAACAGCTTTGGCTCCTATAACCACCCCTCAGCAGGGTCTGCTGGGCACGACACAAAACCCTTAGAGAAGAGATCAGACCCCGTCCAAACAAAACCTGGGCTGAGCTCCATGAAACAGCACACGCTTGGCAATGCCAACCATGCAAGCAGTGACAAAGACAAGTGTTCTCTGGACACCTCCAAGGACAGCTGCCACTGTGGGAAGAAAGGCAGCTTTTCGGAATACCGCTCCAGCCCACAAAATCCACGGAGGCAGAAAAGCATCTTGGAGCTGCAGACAGGGCCCGATGGGTCCAAGCTCTACGGAGCCACCCGGACTGTCATGGAGCAGTATGAGGAAATGGACCAGTTTGGAAACAAAATCATCACTTCATCCACCACGGTCACCAAGCAATCGGAGACACAAACGTCTTCCACACGCGATGTGGTTTCTCATCCCCGGTATGAGGTATCTGCTTCACCTGTGTTTCGGAGGTACTCAAAGAGCCCAGGTGAAGACTTCCACACCAATGGGAGTTTTCAGGAGCCAGGAGTGGTCTTTGTCACCTTTGGCAACTCCAAGCCAAAGAAATAG